In the genome of Dickeya fangzhongdai, one region contains:
- a CDS encoding methyl-accepting chemotaxis protein, which yields MNTILHTYNNLKVGIKLAIGFGLILIMSAFIMLSGVNGFRNIDTYVNKSIISNDINNNLNDARRARLSFQYTHDYTAINKVGDLMVKVGQSLNQANQLTWTPDAQKLLIQLNDAYKKYLPGREALIKASQQRDAIAQKLNQDSSAKTLDTLRAQFNGSTLTPELRLEFTTLFEQLSEIRDLTHGLLLQPSTQAESSLRKALGNTLTAFNQTLPKFSAEQQGWLNQAWQFFSAYNGYLDDYMSAFSAESSATTTMTDAAVILDSASTDLYASQLSLVSATTTSSQWQLLFTGLVIIAIGVLMAWRITLQITRPLHQSLSLAERIAQGDLTASINVVRRDELGMLMSAMASMNHKLREMIGEIREGVSNVASAASEIAAGNTDLSSRTEQQSAAVVETAASMEQLTSTVKQNADNAHHASQLAADASGNATKGGEIVTNVVSTMNEIAVSSRRISEITSVINGIAFQTNILALNAAVEAARAGEQGRGFAVVAGEVRNLAQRSAQAAKEIETLIGESVTRVNTGSTLVESAGKTMDEIIRSISHVHDIMDEIASASDEQSRGINQISTAVAEMDATTQQNAALVEESSAAANSLEEQAQTLEHAVSVFRLGNDDVSTRPAQRASLSVSKPLKLTTSAAKATTVAKTTVVSRPSVSGKDDWESF from the coding sequence ATGAATACAATTCTACATACCTATAACAATCTGAAGGTTGGTATTAAGCTGGCGATTGGGTTTGGCCTGATTTTAATCATGTCCGCCTTCATCATGCTGTCGGGAGTTAATGGTTTTCGTAATATTGACACCTACGTCAATAAATCCATTATCAGTAACGACATTAATAACAACCTGAATGATGCCAGACGCGCCCGACTCAGTTTTCAGTATACCCATGACTACACCGCCATTAATAAAGTCGGCGACCTGATGGTGAAAGTGGGCCAGTCACTGAATCAGGCCAACCAGTTAACCTGGACCCCTGATGCACAAAAATTACTGATTCAACTCAATGACGCCTACAAAAAATACCTGCCGGGACGGGAAGCGCTGATCAAAGCCAGCCAGCAGCGTGACGCCATCGCGCAGAAACTGAATCAGGACAGCAGCGCCAAAACGCTCGATACGCTGCGCGCCCAGTTCAACGGCAGCACCCTGACGCCGGAATTACGGCTGGAATTTACCACGCTGTTCGAACAACTTTCGGAAATCCGCGACCTGACGCATGGGTTGTTACTGCAGCCGTCCACCCAGGCCGAATCCAGCCTGCGCAAAGCCCTTGGCAACACCCTGACCGCGTTCAATCAAACCCTGCCCAAATTCAGCGCGGAGCAACAAGGCTGGCTGAATCAGGCCTGGCAATTTTTCTCCGCTTACAACGGCTATCTTGATGATTACATGAGCGCTTTTTCGGCCGAAAGCTCCGCCACCACCACCATGACGGACGCAGCAGTCATTTTGGATAGCGCCTCCACCGATTTGTATGCAAGCCAGCTGTCGCTGGTCAGCGCCACCACCACCAGTTCGCAATGGCAGTTATTGTTTACCGGTCTGGTGATTATCGCTATCGGGGTACTGATGGCCTGGCGCATCACCCTGCAGATTACCCGTCCGCTGCATCAGAGCCTGTCGCTGGCTGAACGGATCGCTCAGGGCGACCTGACCGCCTCCATCAACGTCGTTCGCCGCGACGAACTGGGGATGCTGATGTCCGCCATGGCGTCCATGAACCACAAACTGCGCGAGATGATCGGCGAAATTCGTGAAGGGGTGAGCAATGTGGCGTCCGCCGCGTCGGAAATCGCCGCCGGCAACACCGATCTCTCCTCCCGCACCGAGCAGCAGTCGGCCGCCGTCGTGGAAACCGCCGCCAGCATGGAGCAGTTGACCTCAACGGTGAAACAGAACGCCGACAACGCGCACCACGCCTCGCAGTTGGCGGCCGATGCGTCAGGCAACGCCACCAAAGGCGGCGAGATCGTCACCAACGTGGTGAGCACCATGAACGAAATCGCCGTCAGTTCCCGGCGCATTTCCGAAATCACCTCGGTCATCAACGGCATTGCCTTCCAGACCAACATTCTGGCGCTTAACGCCGCGGTGGAAGCCGCGCGCGCCGGCGAACAGGGCCGCGGCTTCGCGGTGGTGGCGGGCGAGGTGCGCAATCTGGCCCAGCGCAGCGCTCAGGCCGCCAAAGAGATCGAAACCCTGATCGGCGAGTCGGTCACCCGGGTGAATACCGGCTCCACGCTGGTGGAAAGCGCCGGCAAAACCATGGACGAGATTATCCGCTCCATCTCCCATGTGCATGACATCATGGACGAGATCGCCTCGGCCTCTGACGAGCAAAGTCGCGGCATCAACCAGATCTCCACCGCGGTAGCCGAAATGGACGCCACCACCCAGCAGAACGCCGCGCTGGTGGAAGAGTCTTCCGCCGCGGCCAATTCGCTGGAAGAGCAGGCGCAAACGCTGGAACATGCGGTATCGGTGTTCCGCCTCG